The following coding sequences are from one Macaca nemestrina isolate mMacNem1 chromosome 1, mMacNem.hap1, whole genome shotgun sequence window:
- the LOC105479175 gene encoding monocarboxylate transporter 1, with protein sequence MPPAVGGPVGYTPPDGGWGWAVVIGAFISIGFSYAFPKSITVFFKEIESIFHATTSEVSWISSIMLAVMYGGGPISSILVNKYGSRIVMIIGGCLSGCGLIAASFCNTVQELYFCIGFVGGLGLAFNLNPALTMIGKYFYKRRPLANGLAMAGSPVFLCTLAPLNQVFFDIFGWRGSFLILGGLLLNCCVAGALMRPIGPKPTKAGKDKSKASLQKAGKSGVKKGRHDANTDLIGRHPKREKRSVFQTINQFLDLTLFTHRGFLLYLSGNVIMFFGLFAPLVFLSSYGKSQHYSSEKSAFLLSILAFVDMVARPSMGLVANTKPIRPRIQYFFAASIVANGVCHMLAPLSTTYVGFCVYAGFFGFAFGWLSSVLFETLMDLVGPQRFSSAVGLVTIVECCPVLLGPPLLGRLSDMYGDYKYTYWACGVVLIISGIYLFIGMGINYRLLAKEQKANEQKKESKEEETSIDVAGKPKEVTKAAESPDQKDTEEGPKEEDSPV encoded by the exons ATGCCACCAGCAGTTGGAGGTCCAGTTGGATACACCCCCCCAgatggaggctggggctgggcagtGGTAATTGGAGCTTTCATTTCCATCGGCTTCTCTTATGCATTTCCCAAATCTATTACTGTCTTCTTCAAAGAGATTGAAAGTATATTCCATGCCACCACCAGCGAAGTGTCATGGATATCCTCCATAATGTTGGCTGTCATGTATGGTGGAG GTCCTATCAGCAGTATCCTGGTGAATAAATATGGAAGTCGTATAGTCATGATTATTGGTGGCTGCTTGTCAGGCTGTGGCTTGATTGCAGCTTCTTTCTGTAACACTGTACAGGAACTGTACTTCTGTATTGGATTCGTTGGAG GTCTTGGGCTTGCCTTCAACTTGAATCCAGCTCTAACCATGATTGGCAAGTATTTCTACAAAAGGCGACCATTGGCCAACGGACTGGCCATGGCAGGCAGCCCTGTGTTCCTCTGTACTCTGGCCCCCCTCAATCAGGTTTTCTTTGATATCTTTGGATGGAGAGGAAGCTTTCTAATTCTTGGAGGCTTGCTACTAAACTGCTGTGTCGCTGGAGCCCTCATGCGACCAATCGGGCCCAAACCAACCAAGGCAGGGAAAGATAAGTCTAAAGCATCCCTTCAGAAAGCTGGAAAATCTGGTGTAAAAAAAGGTCGGCATGATGCAAATACGGATCTTATTGGAAGACACCCTAAACGGGAGAAACGATCAGTCTTCCAAACAATTAATCAGTTCCTGGACTTAACCTTATTCACCCACAGAGGCTTTTTGCTGTACCTCTCTGGAAATGTGATCATGTTTTTTGGACTCTTTGCACCTTTAGTGTTTCTTAGTAGTTATGGGAAGAGTCAGCATTATTCTAGTGAGAAgtctgccttccttctttccattctggcttttgttgacaTGGTAGCTAGACCATCTATGGGACTTGTAGCCAACACAAAGCCAATAAGACCTCGAATTCAGTATTTCTTTGCGGCTTCTATTGTTGCAAATGGAGTGTGTCATATGCTAGCACCTTTATCCACTACCTATGTTGGATTCTGTGTCTATGCGGGATTCTTTGGATTTGCCTTTGGGTGGCTCAGCTCCGTATTGTTTGAAACACTGATGGACCTTGTTGGACCCCAGAGGTTCTCCAGCGCTGTGGGATTGGTGACCATTGTGGAATGCTGTCCTGTCCTCCTGGGGCCACCACTTTTAG GTCGGCTCAGTGACATGTATGGAGACTACAAATACACATACTGGGCATGTGGCGTCGTCCTAATTATTTCCGGTATCTATCTCTTCATTGGCATGGGCATCAATTATCGGCTTTTGgcaaaagaacagaaagcaaacgagcagaaaaaggaaagtaaagaGGAAGAGACCAGTATAGATGTTGCTGGAAAGCCAAAGGAAGTTACCAAAGCAGCAGAATCTCCGGACCAGAAAGACACAGAAGAAGGGCCCAAGGAGGAGGACAGTCCAGTCTGA
- the LOC139356737 gene encoding large ribosomal subunit protein eL39-like: protein MSSHKTFRIKPFLAKKQKQNRSIPQWIQMKTGNKIRYNSKRRHWRRTKLGL from the coding sequence ATGTCTTCTCACAAGACCTTCAGGATTAAGCCATTCCTGGctaagaaacaaaagcaaaatcgtTCCATTCCGCAGTGGattcagatgaaaactggtaATAAAATAAGGTACAACTCCAAAAGGAGACATTGGAGAAGAACCAAGCTGGGTCTATAA